In Drosophila simulans strain w501 chromosome 3R, Prin_Dsim_3.1, whole genome shotgun sequence, a single window of DNA contains:
- the LOC6727654 gene encoding trithorax group protein osa isoform X3, translating to MNEKIKSPQTQQQQQGGAPAPAATPPSAGAAPGGATPPTSGPPTPNNNSNNGSDPSIQQQQQNVAPHPYGAPPPPGSGPGGPPGPDPAAVMHYHHLHQQQQQHPPPPHMQQQQHHGGPAPPPPGGAPEHAPGVKEEYAHLPPPHPHPAYGRYHADPNMDPYRYGQPLPGGKPPQQQQPHPQQQPPQQPGPGGSPNRPPQQRYIPGQPPQGPTPTLNSLLQSSNPPPPPQHRYANTYDPQQAAASAAAAAAAQQQQAGGPPPPGHGPPPPQHQPSPYGGQQGGWAPPPRPYSPQLGPSQQYRTPPPTNTSRGQSPYPPAHGQNSGSYPSSPQQQQQQQQQQQQQQAGQQPGGPVPGGPPPGAGQQPPQQNTPPTSQYSPYPQRYPTPPGLPAGGSNHRTAYSTHQYPEPNRPWPGGSSPSPGSGHPLPPASPHHVPPLQQQPPPPPHVSAGGPPPSSSPGHAPSPSPQPSQASPSPHQELIGQNSNDSSSGGAHSGMGSGPPGTPNPQQVMRPTPSPTGSSGSRSMSPAVAQNHPISRPASNQSSSGGPMQQPPVGAGGPPPMPPHPGMPGGPPQQQQSQQQQASNSASSASNSPQQTPPPAPPPNQVMNNMATPPPPPQGAAGGGYPMPPHMHGGYKMGGPGQSPGAQGYPPQQPQQYPPGNYPPRPQYPPGAYATGPPPPPTSQAGAGGANSMPSGAQAGGYPGRGMPNHTGQYPPYQWVPPSPQQAVPGGAPGGAMVGNHVQGKGTPPPPVVGGPPPPQGSGSPRPLNYLKQHLQHKGGYGGSPTPPQGPQGYGNGPTGMHPGMPMGPPHHMGPPHGPTNMGPPTSTPPQSQMLQGGQPQGQGQGASGGPESGGPEHISQDNGISSSGPTGAAGMHAVTSVVTTGPDGTPMDEVSQQSTLSNASAASGEDPQCTTPKSRKNDPYSQSHLAPPSTSPHPVVMHPGGGPGEEYDMSSPPNWPRPAGSPQVFNHVPVPQEPFRSTITTTKKSDSLCKLYEMDDNPDRRGWLDKLRAFMEERRTPITACPTISKQPLDLYRLYIYVKERGGFVEVTKSKTWKDIAGLLGIGASSSAAYTLRKHYTKNLLTFECHFDRGDIDPLPIIQQVEAGSKKKTAKAASVPSPGGGHLDAGTTNSTGSSNSQDSFPAPPGSAPNAAIDGYPGYPGGSPYPGASGPQPDYAAAGQMQRPPSQNNPQTPHPGAAATVAAGDNISVSNPFEDPIAAGGGPGSGTGPGPGQGPGPGAASSGAGAVGAVGGGPQPHPPPPHSPHTAAQQAAGQHQQQHPQHQHPGLPGPPPPQQQQGQQGQQPPPSVGGGPPPAPQQHGPGQVPPSPQQHVRPAAGAPYPPGGSGYPTPVSRTPGSPYPSQPGAYGQYGSSDQYNATGPPGQPFGQGPGQYPPQNRNMYPPYGPEGEAPPTGANQYGPYGSRPYSQPPPGGPQPPAQTVAGGPPAGGAPGAPPSSAYPTGRPSQQDYYQPPPDQSPQPRRHPDFIKDSQPYPGYNARPQIYGAWQSGTQQYRPQYPSSPAPQNWGGAPPRGAAPPPGAPHGPPIQQPAGVAQWDQHRYPPQQGPPPPPQQQQQPQQQQQQPPYQQVAGPPGQQPPQAPPQWAQMNPGQTAQSGIAPPGSPLRPPSGPGQQNRMPGMPAQQQQSQQQGGVPQPPPQQASHGGVPSPGLPQVGPGGMVKPPYAMPPPPSQGVGQQVGQGPPGGMMSQKPPPMPGQAMQQQPLQQQPPPHQHPHPHQHPQHQHPHQMPPNQTAPGGYGPPGMPGGGAQLVKKELIFPHDSVESTTPVLYRRKRLTKADVCPVDPWRIFMAMRSGLLTECTWALDVLNVLLFDDSTVQFFGISNLPGLLTLLLEHFQKNLAEMFDERENEEQSALLAEDADDDADSGTVMCEKLRTSGRQPRCVRSISSYNRRRHYENMDRSGKNGAGNGSDSEDADEGIDLGQVRVQPNPEERSLLLSFTPNYTMVTRKGVPVRIQPAENDIFVDERQKAWDIDTNRLYEQLEPVGSDAWTYGFTEPDPLDGIIDVFKSEIVNIPFARYIRSDKKGKKRTELASSSRKSEIKSEENSTEEQTFNKKRRLVSGGSSSSGVHAEGKKSKLTSEEFAQPNAEVKKEPGTADSDCRPVDMDIEAPQQRLTNGVAPSSSTPAIFDPRTTAKDEARVLQRRRDSSFEDECYTRDEASLHLVSESQDSLARRCIALSNIFRNLTFVPGNETVLAKSTRFLAVLGRLLLLNHEHLRRTPKTRNYDREEDTDFSDSCSSLQGEREWWWDYLITIRENMLVAMANIAGHLELSRYDELIARPLIDGLLHWAVCPSAHGQDPFPSCGPNSVLSPQRLALEALCKLCVTDANVDLVIATPPFSRLEKLCAVLTRHLCRNEDQVLREFSVNLLHYLAAADSAMARTVALQSPCISYLVAFIEQAEQTALGVANQHGINYLRENPDSMGTSLDMLRRAAGTLLHLAKHPDNRSLFMQQEQRLLGLVMSHILDQQVALIISRVLYQVSRGTGPIHSVEFRLLQQRQQQQLRPGPAEKQAASAGGSATVKAETASTETSSTEAKPAPAATTAVVNDENSNSSQQLPPAATFNDVSNSSTNSNSCGTASSNQTNNSTTNSSHSSSAISSQSAITVAAPSAAATGAPSATAAAIASDQQQVSKAAAAAAAAAALSNASAAAAAAAAAAAASVGPPTSSSVSAGAAVAQPAAPPPTNAGTTTAVA from the exons ATGAATGAGAAAATAAAGTCGCCGcaaacacagcagcagcagcaaggtGGCGCTCCCGCCcctgctgccacgcccccatcgGCTGGAGCGGCACCTGGTGGCGCTACACCGCCAACCTCGGGCCCGCCCACGcccaacaataacagcaacaacggcagcgatcccagcatccagcagcaacaacaaaatgttgccCCACATCCATACGGCGCACCACCGCCCCCAGGATCTGGTCCTGGAGGACCACCAGGACCGGACCCAGCTGCAGTCATGCACTATCATCAtctgcaccagcagcaacagcagcatccgcCACCACCCCatatgcagcaacagcagcaccacgGCGGacctgcaccaccaccgcccGGAGGAGCACCTGAGCATGCGCCCGGTGTCAAGGAGGAGTACGCTCACTTGCCGCcgcctcatccacatccagcgTACGGTCGCTACCACGCCGATCCCAACATGGATCCCTATCGCTATGGCCAGCCGCTGCCAGGTGGAAAGCctccacagcaacaacagccacatcCTCAACAGCAACCCCCGCAGCAACCGGGGCCCGGTGGCTCACCCAATCGTCCGCCGCAGCAGCGCTACATACCCGGGCAGCCGCCGCAGGGACCCACGCCAACGTTAAACTCTCTGCTCCAGTCCTCGAAtccgccgcctccgccgcaGCATCGCTACGCCAACACCTACGATCCCCAGCAGGCGGCCGCTTCGGCGGCAGCGGCTGCGGCGgctcagcaacagcaggccgGTGGACCCCCTCCACCAGGACACGGACCGCCGCCACCGCAGCACCAGCCATCGCCGTATGGAGGGCAACAGGGCGGTTGGGCACCGCCACCAAGGCCCTACAGTCCGCAACTGGGACCGTCGCAGCAGTACAGGACACCACCACCG ACAAACACTTCCAGGGGTCAGTCACCCTATCCGCCAGCTCACGGTCAAAATTCAGGTTCCTATCCTAGttcgccgcagcagcaacagcaacaacagcagcagcagcagcaacagcaggcgggTCAGCAGCCCGGCGGTCCTGTGCCGGGCGGACCACCTCCGGGTGCCGgacagcagccgccgcagcagaACACACCGCCAACATCTCAATATTCGCCGTACCCGCAACGCTATCCAACACCGCCGGGTCTGCCGGCGGGCGGATCCAACCATCGAACTGCCTACTCGACGCACCAG TATCCCGAACCGAATCGACCTTGGCCAGGTGGGTCGTCGCCCAGTCCCGGTTCCGGACATCCCTTGCCGCCCGCCTCACCGCACCACGTGccgccactgcagcagcagccgccaccaccgccacacGTCAGCGCCGGCGGACCTCCTCCCAGCAGCAGTCCGGGCCATGCGCCCAGTCCATCGCCACAACCATCGCAGGCGTCGCCCTCGCCGCACCAG GAGCTAATTGGACAGAACAGCAACGACAGCTCCAGCGGCGGGGCGCACAGTGGCATGGGCTCCGGTCCGCCAGGCACACCCAATCCCCAACAGGTGATGCGACCCACACCCTCGCCCACAGGCTCCTCCGGTTCGCGTTCCATGTCCCCGGCAGTCG CTCAAAACCATCCAATCTCGCGTCCGGCGAGCAACCAATCAAGCAGCGGTGGGCCCATGCAACAGCCGCCGGTTGGGGCAGGAGGTCCACCGCCGATGCCACCGCATCCGGGAATGCCAGGAGGTCCgccccaacagcagcaatctcagcagcaacaagcatCGAATTCGGCCTCGTCGGCGAGCAATTCGCCGCAGCAGACGCCACCGCCGGCTCCGCCGCCCAACCAGGTTATGAACAacatggccacgcccccaccaccaccgcaaGGGGCAGCTGGAGGTGGTTACCCGATGCCACCGCACATGCACGGCGGCTACAAGATGGGCGGACCGGGCCAGAGTCCCGGTGCTCAGGGATATCCAccgcagcagccacagcaatATCCACCAG GGAACTATCCGCCACGCCCGCAGTATCCGCCTGGCGCCTACGCCACCGGTCCACCTCCGCCACCCACAAGTCAAGCAGGAGCTGGTGGTGCCAACAGCATGCCCTCTGGTGCTCAAGCTGGTGGCTACCCGGGCCGAGGTATGCCCAACCACACTGGCCAATATCCACCGTACCAGTGGGTACCGCCATCGCCGCAACAGGCTGTGCCCGGAGGAGCTCCCGGTGGTGCGATGGTAGGCAATCACGTGCAAGGCAAGGGCACACCACCACCTCCAGTTGTGGGcgggccaccaccaccgcagGGCAGTGGATCACCGCGTCCACTTAACTATCTGAAGCAGCATTTACAGCACAAGGGCGGCTATGGTGGAAGTCCGACACCGCCGCAGGGGCCACAGGGGTACGGCAACGGGCCGACCGGAATGCATCCTGGCATGCCAATGGGGCCACCCCACCACATGGGACCCCCGCACGGACCCACCAACATGGGTCCACCCACTAGCACGCCGCCGCAATCCCAAATGCTCCAAGGCGGCCAGCCCCAGGGTCAGGGACAGGGTGCCAGTGGCGGACCGGAAAGCGGTGGACCGGAGCATATATCACAGGACAACGGGATAAGCTCCTCGGGACCTACGGGTGCTGCGGGAATGCATGCGGTCACATCGGTGGTCACCACTGGGCCAGATGGAACGCCCATGGATGAAGTCAGTCAGCAGAGCACGCTTTCGAATGCATCAGCAG CATCCGGCGAAGATCCACAATGCACCACACCAAAGTCGCGAAAGAATGATCCCTATAGCCAAAGTCACTTAGCCCCGCCGAGCACGTCGCCCCACCCAGTTGTGATGCATCCAGGTGGTGGCCCCGGTGAAGAATACGATATGAGTTCGCCACCCAACTGGCCACGTCCGGCTGGTAGCCCT CAGGTGTTCAACCACGTTCCGGTGCCGCAAGAGCCGTTCCGCAGCACTATCACCACGACCAAGAAGTCGGACTCGTTGTGCAAACTGTACGAAATGGACGACAACCCGGACCGGCGAGGCTGGCTGGACAAGCTGCGGGCTTTCATGGAAGAGCGGCGCACTCCGATCACAGCCTGCCCCACCATCTCAAAACAGCCACTCGATTTATATAggttatatatttatgtaaaagAACGTGGCGGATTCGTCGAG GTGACCAAGAGCAAGACCTGGAAGGATATTGCCGGACTCCTGGGCATCGGGGCGAGTAGCAGTGCGGCATACACACTGCGAAAGCACTACACCAAGAACCTATTGACCTTCGAGTGCCACTTCGATCGCGGTGACATCGATCCTCTGCCGATCATTCAGCAGGTGGAGGCGGGCAGCAAGAAGAAGACGGCCAAGGCTGCTTCGGTTCCTTCGCCA GGTGGTGGACATTTGGATGCTGGAACTACGAACTCCACAGGCTCGTCGAACTCACAGGACTCGTTCCCGGCTCCGCCAGGTTCCGCACCAAACGCCGCGATCGATGGCTATCCCGGCTACCCGGGCGGCAGTCCGTATCCGGGAGCAAGTGGACCGCAGCCGGATTATGCGGCAGCGGGTCAGATGCAGCGTCCGCCCTCCCAAAACAACCCGCAGACTCCTCACCCCG GCGCCGCCGCCACTGTTGCCGCCGGCGATAATATAAGCGTAAGCAATCCCTTCGAGGATCCCATTGCTGCCGGTGGCGGCCCGGGTTCGGGAACCGGTCCTGGCCCAGGTCAAGGCCCAGGTCCAGGTGCTGCATCCAGTGGTGCTGGAGCTGTTGGTGCTGTAGGCGGTGGCCCACAACCACATCCACCGCCCCCACACTCACCGCACACAGCAGCCCAACAGGCGGCCGgccaacaccaacagcagcatccgcagcacCAGCATCCTGGCCTGCCGGGGCCACcaccgccgcagcagcaacaggggcagcaggggcagcagccaccaccatcagtgggcggtgggccaccaccagcaccacagCAACATGGGCCTGGTCAGGTGCCGCCGTCGCCTCAGCAGCATGTGCGCCCAGCCGCCGGAGCACCTTATCCGCCGGGTGGCTCCGGCTACCCAACGCCTGTGTCTAGAACGCCAG GCTCACCCTACCCATCACAGCCTGGAGCTTACGGGCAGTACGGCTCGAGCGATCAGTACAACGCCACTGGGCCACCCGGCCAGCCATTCGGACAGGGTCCAGGACAATATCCGCCGCAGAACCGAAACATGTACCCTCCCTACGGGCCGGAGGGGGAAGC TCCTCCAACTGGTGCCAATCAGTACGGCCCCTACGGCAGCCGACCCTACAGCCAGCCTCCACCGGGAGGTCCTCAGCCGCCAGCGCAGACGGTTGCGGGTGGACCGCCGGCCGGCGGAGCTCCAGGAGCACCACCCAGCAGCGCCTATCCCACGGGCAGGCCCTCCCAGCAGGACTACTATCAACCACCACCAGATCAA agtCCACAACCGCGAAGGCATCCCGATTTTATCAAAGACTCACAGCCCTATCCAGGCTACAATGCTAGGCCTCAAATTTATG gTGCTTGGCAAAGCGGTACCCAGCAGTACCGGCCACAATACCCATCATCGCCTGCTCCGCAAAACTGGGGAGGTGCTCCGCCACGCGGTGCTGCACCTCCGCCAGGCGCACCACATGGACCGCCCATCCAGCAGCCGGCAGGAGTGGCTCAATGGGATCAGCACCGCTATCCGCCTCAACAAGgtcctccgccgccacctcagcagcaacagcagcctcaacagcaacagcagcaaccgccGTATCAGCAGGTGGCTGGACCTCCTGGGCAGCAGCCGCCTCAGGCGCCGCCACAGTGGGCACAGATGAACCCCGGGCAAACTGCGCAATCAGGAATAGCACCTCCGGGCTCACCACTGCGCCCGCCCTCGGGGCCAGGCCAGCAGAATAGGATGCCCGGCATGCcggcacagcagcaacagtcgcAACAACAAGGTGGAGTTCCGCAGCCACCGCCGCAACAGGCATCCCACGGCGGCGTTCCATCGCCAGGATTGCCACAAGTGGGACCCGGTGGAATGGTTAAGCCACCTTACGCTATGCCACCGCCACCATCACAGGGTGTGGGTCAACAAGTGGGCCAGGGGCCACCCGGCGGCATGATGTCGCAAAAGCCACCGCCGATGCCGGGACAGGCAATGCAGCAACAGcctttgcagcagcagcctccCCCGCACCAACACCCACATCCCCATCAGCATCCGCAGCACCAGCATCCGCACCAAATGCCGCCAAACCAGACTGCCCCCGGTGGATATGGTCCTCCAGGAATGCCCGGAGGTGGAGCGCAGCTGGTAAAGAAGGAGCTGATCTTTCCACATGACAGCGTGGAATCCACCACGCCTGTACTTTACCGAAGAAAGCGGCTCACGAAGGCGGACGTGTGCCCGGTGGATCCATGGCGTATATTCATGGCCATGCGATCTGGTCTGCTGACCGAGTGCACGTGGGCACTAGATGTGCTTAATGTGCTATTATTCGATGACTCAACAGTCCAGTTCTTTGGCATTTCAAACCTGCCCGGCCTGTTGACTCTGCTGCTTGAACACTTTCAGAAGAATCTCGCCGAGATGTTCGACGAACGGGAAAACGAGGAGCAGTCCGCTCTGCTGGCGGAAGATGCGGATGACGACGCGGACAGCGGCACAGTGATGTGCGAAAAGCTGCGGACCAGCGGACGGCAACCTCGATGTGTgcgcagcatcagcagctaCAACCGCAGGCGGCATTATGAGAATATGGATCGCAGTGGCAAGAATGGAGCCGGCAATGGCAGCGACTCAGAAGACGCCGACGAGGGAATTGATTTGGGTCAAGTGCGAGTACAGCCTAATCCTGAGGAGCGCTCACTGCTGCTCTCCTTTACGCCCAACTACACGATGGTCACGCGAAAGGGTGTGCCAGTGCGCATACAGCCCGCCGAGAACGACATATTTGTGGACGAGCGCCAGAAGGCGTGGGACATAGACACCAACCGCCTGTATGAGCAGCTAGAACCCGTAGGCAGCGATGCCTGGACGTACGGGTTCACAGAGCCAGATCCCTTAGACGGCATTATTGACGTCTTCAAGTCGGAGATAGTTAACATTCCATTTGCACGCTACATCCGCTCTGACAAGAAGGGAAAAAAGCGAACGGAGTTGGCTTCCTCATCCAGGAAGTCAGAAATAAAGTCGGAGGAGAATAGTACCGAGGAACAGACGTTTAACAAGAAACGGCGATTGGTAAgcggaggcagcagcagcagcggagtCCACGCCGAAGGCAAGAAGTCCAAGCTGACGAGTGAGGAATTCGCCCAACCAAACGCCGAAGTCAAAAAGGAGCCAGGTACGGCGGACAGCGATTGTCGCCCCGTTGATATGGATATCGAAGCACCGCAGCAACGTCTGACCAATGGTGTGGCACCCAGCTCCTCGACTCCCGCCATTTTTGATCCCCGGACGACTGCCAAAGATGAAGCGCGGGTGCTTCAGCGAAGGCGTGACTCCAGCTTTGAGGATGAGTGCTACACACGAGATGAGGCGTCGCTGCACCTGGTCAGCGAGAGCCAAGACTCGTTAGCGCGGCGCTGCATCGCTCTCTCCAACATCTTCCGCAACCTGACATTTGTGCCCGGCAACGAGACGGTGCTGGCCAAGTCTACCAGATTTCTGGCGGTTCTTGGTCGACTGCTGCTCCTGAACCACGAGCACTTGCGGCGCACACCGAAGACGCGTAACTACGATCGCGAGGAGGATACGGACTTCAGTGACTCGTGCAGTTCGCTGCAGGGTGAACGTGAATGGTGGTGGGACTATCTGATTACCATTCGGGAGAATATGCTGGTTGCCATGGCCAACATTGCTGGACACTTGGAGCTGTCGCGCTACGATGAGCTGATTGCCCGCCCCTTGATCGACGGCCTGCTGCACTGGGCCGTATGCCCGAGTGCTCATGGACAGGATCCGTTCCCGTCATGCGGACCCAACAGTGTTCTCTCGCCACAACGACTGGCACTCGAGGCTCTTTGCAAGCTGTGCGTGACGGACGCCAATGTTGACCTCGTCATTGCCACTCCACCATTCTCGCGACTGGAAAAGCTGTGCGCCGTGCTTACCCGACATCTGTGCCGCAACGAGGATCAGGTGCTGCGAGAGTTCTCTGTGAACCTGCTGCACTACCTTGCCGCTGCTGACAGCGCCATGGCTCGGACCGTGGCGCTTCAGTCTCCGTGCATCTCATACCTGGTGGCCTTCATCGAGCAGGCCGAACAGACGGCGCTAGGCGTGGCGAACCAGCACGGAATCAACTACCTGCGCGAGAATCCCGACTCGATGGGTACCAGCCTGGACATGCTGCGGAGAGCTGCCGGCACCCTGCTCCATCTGGCCAAGCATCCGGACAACCGGTCGCTGTTCATGCAACAAGAACAGCGGCTGCTTGGTCTGGTCATGTCGCACATCCTGGACCAACAGGTGGCTCTGATTATTTCGCGTGTTCTTTACCAAGTGTCGCGAGGAACCGGCCCTATTCACTCCGTGGAGTTCCgtctgctgcagcagcggcaacaacaacagctgcgaCCTGGTCCTGCTGAGAAGCAAGCAGCCAGTGCAGGAGGAAGTGCGACAGTAAAAGCGGAGACTGCATCGACGGAAACGAGTTCCACTGAAGCGAAGCCCGCACCAGCAGCCACTACGGCAGTGGTCAACGATGAGAACAGCAACAGTAGCCAGCAGTTGCCGCCGGCAGCGACGTTCAACGACgtgagcaacagcagcaccaacagcaacagctgcggTACGGCCAGCAGCAACCAGACGAATaacagcaccaccaacagcagccacaGTAGCAGTGCAATCAGCAGCCAATCGGCTATCACGGTAGCCGCTCCatcagcagccgcaacaggaGCACCatcagcgacagcagcagcgattGCCAGCGATCAGCAGCAGGTGAGCAAGgcggctgcagctgcggcCGCTGCTGCGGCTTTGAGCAATGCCAGTGCAgcggccgcagcagctgcggcggcggcagctgcttcCGTTGGTCCGCCCACATCGTCGAGCGTGTCCGCCGGAGCAGCGGTCGCTCAACCAGCGGCACCTCCACCAACCAATGCAGGAACAACGACAGCCGTTGCGTAG